The Mycolicibacterium hassiacum DSM 44199 genome includes a window with the following:
- the rplF gene encoding 50S ribosomal protein L6, with amino-acid sequence MSRIGKQPVPVPAGVDVSIDGQTVSVKGPKGTLSLDVAEPIKVSRNEAGEIVVTRPDDERRSRSLHGLSRTLIANLVTGVTEGYTTKMEIHGVGYRVQLKGQNLEFALGYSHPVVIEPPEGITFAVESPTKFSISGIDKQKVGQISAIIRRLRRPDPYKGKGIRYEGEQIRRKVGKTGK; translated from the coding sequence ATGTCACGTATTGGTAAGCAGCCGGTCCCGGTTCCGGCCGGGGTCGACGTGTCGATCGACGGCCAGACCGTCTCGGTGAAGGGACCCAAGGGCACGCTCTCGCTGGACGTCGCCGAGCCGATCAAGGTGTCGCGCAACGAGGCCGGCGAGATCGTCGTGACCCGGCCCGACGACGAGCGGCGCAGCCGCTCGCTGCACGGGCTGTCGCGCACCCTGATCGCCAACCTGGTCACCGGCGTGACCGAGGGCTACACCACCAAGATGGAGATCCACGGCGTCGGCTACCGCGTGCAGCTCAAGGGGCAGAACCTGGAGTTCGCGCTCGGCTACAGCCACCCTGTGGTGATCGAACCGCCGGAGGGCATCACCTTCGCGGTCGAGTCGCCCACCAAGTTCTCCATCTCCGGTATCGACAAGCAGAAGGTCGGCCAGATCTCGGCGATCATCCGTCGTCTGCGTCGCCCGGATCCCTACAAGGGCAAGGGCATTCGCTACGAGGGCGAGCAGATCCGCCGCAAGGTCGGAAAGACAGGTAAGTAG
- the rplR gene encoding 50S ribosomal protein L18 codes for MATATQSAAQTADNGQTPRKHKPVGASVSEIRRRDRQRRHARIRKKIFGTAERPRLVVHRSSRHIHVQLINDLIGHTLAAASSIEPDVRAIEGDKKARAVRVGQLIAERAKAAGITEIVFDRGGYTYGGRIAALADAAREGGLKF; via the coding sequence ATGGCTACGGCAACTCAGAGCGCAGCTCAGACCGCGGACAACGGTCAGACCCCGCGCAAGCACAAGCCGGTCGGTGCGAGCGTCTCCGAGATCCGGAGGCGGGACCGCCAGCGTCGGCACGCGCGGATCCGCAAGAAGATCTTCGGCACCGCCGAGCGGCCCCGGCTGGTGGTGCACCGGTCGTCGCGGCACATCCACGTGCAGTTGATCAACGACCTGATCGGCCACACCCTGGCCGCCGCGTCGTCGATCGAGCCGGATGTGCGCGCGATCGAGGGCGACAAGAAGGCCCGCGCCGTGCGCGTCGGCCAGCTGATCGCCGAACGCGCCAAAGCGGCCGGGATCACCGAGATCGTGTTCGATCGCGGCGGGTACACCTACGGCGGGCGGATCGCCGCGCTGGCGGACGCCGCGCGCGAAGGCGGGCTGAAATTCTGA
- the rpsE gene encoding 30S ribosomal protein S5, whose product MAEQATGAAPATSESRPQREGRSRRDDRGRGRDGGDKTNYIERVVAINRVSKVVKGGRRFSFTALVIVGDGNGMVGVGYGKAKEVPAAIAKGVEEARKNFFRVPLIGGTITHPVQGEAAAGVVLLRPASPGTGVIAGGAARAVLECAGVHDILAKSLGSDNAINVVHATVAALKMLQRPEEVAARRGLPIEDVAPSGMLKARREAAALAASAAREGA is encoded by the coding sequence ATGGCCGAGCAGGCAACTGGCGCCGCTCCGGCGACATCCGAGAGCCGGCCCCAGCGCGAGGGCCGGAGCCGCCGCGACGACCGTGGCCGCGGCCGCGACGGTGGCGACAAGACCAACTACATCGAGCGTGTCGTCGCCATCAACCGCGTCTCCAAGGTGGTCAAGGGCGGCCGGCGGTTCAGCTTCACCGCGCTGGTGATCGTCGGTGACGGCAACGGCATGGTCGGCGTCGGTTACGGCAAGGCCAAGGAGGTGCCCGCCGCGATCGCCAAGGGTGTGGAGGAGGCCCGCAAGAACTTCTTCCGCGTCCCGCTGATCGGTGGCACCATCACCCACCCGGTGCAGGGCGAGGCCGCCGCCGGCGTGGTGCTGCTGCGCCCGGCCAGCCCCGGTACCGGTGTGATCGCCGGTGGCGCCGCCCGTGCGGTGCTGGAATGCGCTGGCGTGCACGACATCCTGGCCAAGTCGCTGGGCAGTGACAACGCCATCAACGTGGTGCACGCGACCGTTGCGGCGCTGAAGATGCTGCAGCGTCCGGAGGAGGTTGCGGCCCGTCGCGGGCTGCCGATCGAAGACGTCGCGCCGTCGGGCATGCTCAAGGCGCGCCGAGAGGCGGCCGCGCTGGCGGCGTCGGCCGCGCGTGAAGGGGCCTGA
- the rpmD gene encoding 50S ribosomal protein L30, with translation MAQLKITQVRSTIGARWKQRESLRTLGLRRIRQSVVREDNAQTRGLIKSVHHLVEVEEVES, from the coding sequence ATGGCACAGCTGAAGATCACCCAGGTGCGGAGCACCATCGGTGCGCGCTGGAAGCAGCGGGAGAGCCTGCGCACGCTGGGGCTGCGCAGGATTCGCCAGTCGGTGGTGCGCGAGGACAACGCGCAGACCCGCGGGCTCATCAAGAGCGTGCATCACCTCGTGGAAGTTGAAGAGGTGGAATCCTGA
- the rplO gene encoding 50S ribosomal protein L15, whose translation MSVIKLHDLRPAPGAKKAKTRVGRGEGSKGKTAGRGTKGTKARKNVPVTFEGGQMPIHMRLPKLRGFRNRFRTEYEVVNVGDINRLFPNGGDIGVDELVAAGAVRKNSPVKVLGDGKLTVKVNVTAHKFSGSAREKITAAGGTATELN comes from the coding sequence ATGTCTGTCATCAAACTGCACGACCTGCGGCCCGCTCCCGGGGCGAAGAAGGCCAAGACCCGGGTGGGTCGCGGCGAGGGCTCAAAGGGCAAGACCGCTGGCCGCGGCACCAAGGGCACCAAGGCCCGCAAGAACGTCCCGGTGACGTTCGAGGGCGGCCAGATGCCGATCCACATGCGGCTGCCGAAGCTGCGCGGTTTCCGTAACCGGTTCCGCACCGAGTACGAGGTCGTCAACGTCGGCGACATCAACCGGCTGTTCCCGAACGGCGGTGACATCGGTGTCGACGAGCTGGTGGCCGCCGGTGCGGTGCGCAAGAACAGCCCGGTCAAGGTGCTCGGCGACGGCAAGCTGACCGTCAAGGTCAACGTCACCGCGCACAAGTTCAGCGGCAGCGCCCGCGAGAAGATCACCGCCGCCGGCGGTACCGCGACCGAGCTCAACTAG
- a CDS encoding DUF732 domain-containing protein — MTFLHRMFTGLVAAAAIAGPVVWGGATAHAQNQDEKFAELVETLGIPVAPGTDLPAVGHRVCDMLGAGLSGTVNPVPVVRGVVNTLENSGIERAQAAGLMRAAVQVYCPQYTRFLGR; from the coding sequence ATGACTTTCCTTCACCGGATGTTCACCGGTCTCGTCGCCGCTGCGGCGATCGCGGGGCCGGTCGTCTGGGGCGGCGCCACCGCGCACGCGCAGAACCAGGACGAGAAGTTCGCCGAGCTCGTCGAGACCCTCGGCATCCCCGTCGCGCCGGGGACGGATCTGCCCGCGGTGGGGCACAGGGTCTGCGACATGCTCGGCGCCGGCCTGTCCGGCACCGTCAACCCGGTGCCGGTGGTGCGCGGCGTGGTCAACACCCTGGAGAACAGCGGCATCGAACGGGCCCAGGCGGCCGGCCTGATGCGCGCCGCGGTGCAGGTCTACTGCCCGCAGTACACCCGGTTCCTGGGCCGCTGA
- the sppA gene encoding signal peptide peptidase SppA, with translation MPDGCVLELDLHTVPPETGGFDPVAVLTGRGRPLLLHDAVAAIHRAAEDDRVAGLIARVQFPLAEPGPVQELREAIAAFTAVKPSLAWSETYPGTLSYYLASAFGEVWMQPSGTVGLVGFATSPLFLREAFDKLGIEAQFVTRGEYKSVVNKFTEDRYTDAHREADSRLIESLRSQVWEAIAASRELDVTALDALADKAPLLRDDAVAGGLVDRIGFRDEAYARIAELVGAPGISPETGDADSEQAPPRLYLSRYARATAPRSGSPLSASPLPPIPGRKGRPTIAVVTVHGMIVSGRGGPQLLPVGGPSAGGDTIAAALREAAADDSVAAVVLRVNSPGGSVNASETIWREVNRVRRRGKPVVASMGAVAASGGYYIAMAADTIVANPGTITGSIGVVTGKLVTRELKERLGVTSDAVRTNRNADAWSTNQPFTEEQQALVEAEADLCYGDFVARVAEARGMTVDAVDKIARGRVWTGADAAERGLVDELGGLRTAITRAKVLAGIEPDEDVRLVGYPGSSVLDMLRPKPSSQPTAASLPEAAAALLGRTVTGALGQLEQSMTGVTALWLGNHRF, from the coding sequence GTGCCCGACGGATGCGTGCTGGAACTCGATCTGCACACCGTTCCGCCGGAAACCGGGGGCTTCGACCCGGTTGCGGTCCTCACCGGACGGGGCCGGCCGCTGCTGCTGCACGACGCGGTGGCCGCCATTCACCGCGCCGCCGAGGACGACCGGGTCGCCGGCCTGATCGCGCGGGTGCAGTTCCCGCTGGCCGAACCCGGCCCGGTGCAGGAACTGCGGGAGGCCATCGCGGCGTTCACCGCGGTCAAACCGTCGCTGGCCTGGTCGGAGACCTATCCGGGCACGCTGTCGTACTACCTCGCCTCGGCGTTCGGTGAGGTGTGGATGCAGCCCTCGGGCACGGTCGGGCTGGTGGGCTTCGCGACCAGCCCGCTGTTTCTGCGGGAGGCCTTCGACAAGCTCGGCATCGAGGCCCAGTTCGTGACCCGCGGCGAATACAAGTCCGTGGTCAACAAATTCACCGAGGACCGCTACACCGACGCCCACCGGGAAGCCGACAGCCGGCTGATCGAGAGCCTGCGCTCACAGGTGTGGGAGGCGATCGCCGCGTCGCGCGAACTCGACGTCACGGCCCTCGACGCGCTGGCCGACAAGGCCCCGCTGCTGCGCGACGACGCCGTCGCCGGCGGGCTGGTCGACCGCATCGGCTTCCGCGACGAGGCCTACGCGCGCATCGCCGAACTGGTTGGCGCACCCGGCATCTCACCCGAGACCGGCGACGCCGACTCCGAGCAGGCGCCCCCGCGGCTGTATCTGTCGCGGTACGCCCGCGCCACCGCGCCCCGGTCGGGCTCGCCGCTGTCCGCCTCGCCGCTGCCGCCGATCCCGGGCCGCAAGGGCCGGCCGACGATCGCGGTGGTCACCGTGCACGGGATGATCGTCAGCGGCCGCGGCGGACCGCAGCTGCTGCCGGTGGGCGGGCCCAGCGCCGGCGGGGACACCATCGCCGCCGCGCTGCGCGAAGCGGCCGCCGACGACTCGGTGGCCGCGGTCGTGCTGCGGGTGAACAGTCCCGGCGGCTCGGTCAACGCGTCCGAGACCATCTGGCGTGAGGTGAACCGGGTCCGGCGGCGCGGCAAGCCGGTGGTGGCGTCGATGGGCGCGGTGGCCGCATCGGGCGGCTACTACATCGCGATGGCCGCCGACACGATCGTCGCCAACCCGGGCACCATCACCGGATCCATCGGGGTGGTGACCGGCAAGTTGGTGACCCGCGAGCTCAAGGAACGCCTCGGCGTGACCTCCGACGCGGTGCGCACCAACCGCAACGCCGACGCATGGTCGACCAACCAGCCGTTCACCGAGGAGCAGCAGGCGCTCGTCGAGGCCGAGGCCGACCTGTGCTACGGCGATTTCGTGGCCCGGGTGGCCGAGGCGCGGGGGATGACCGTCGACGCGGTGGACAAGATCGCCCGCGGCCGGGTGTGGACCGGCGCGGACGCGGCCGAGCGGGGGCTGGTCGACGAGCTCGGCGGGCTGCGCACCGCGATCACCCGCGCCAAGGTCCTGGCCGGCATCGAACCCGATGAGGACGTGCGCCTGGTCGGCTACCCCGGCTCGTCGGTGCTGGACATGCTGCGGCCCAAACCGTCGTCGCAGCCGACCGCCGCATCGCTGCCGGAGGCCGCCGCCGCGCTGCTCGGCAGGACGGTCACCGGCGCGCTGGGACAGCTCGAGCAGTCGATGACCGGCGTGACCGCGCTCTGGCTGGGCAACCACCGGTTCTGA
- a CDS encoding class I SAM-dependent methyltransferase: protein MARTDNDTWDLASSVGSTATMVAAQRVLAHREGLIDDRFAEPLVRAVGSSFFTRALDGEIRFEEIDPQFDPRRAAESMTVRTRHFDRLFTDAAAAGIRQAVILAAGLDARAYRLDWPAGTTVYELDQPAVIAFKTETLAELGAEPRADRRAIAVDLRDDWPAALRDSGFDPTRPTAWIAEGLLIYLPPAAQDLLFDRIDALSAPGSRVATEHIPDVSMFADERSQEIAERIRKYGQDIDMAELIYHGERNDVVDYLTARGWDVTAQKMPDAYAANGFEFPTDGPTAHFADMSYLRAVKR, encoded by the coding sequence ATGGCCCGAACCGACAACGACACCTGGGACCTGGCCTCCAGCGTCGGCTCGACCGCGACCATGGTCGCGGCCCAGCGGGTGCTGGCGCACCGCGAGGGGCTGATCGACGACCGCTTCGCCGAGCCGCTGGTCCGCGCGGTCGGCTCCAGCTTCTTCACCCGGGCGCTCGACGGCGAGATCCGGTTCGAGGAGATCGACCCGCAGTTCGATCCGCGACGCGCGGCCGAGAGCATGACGGTGCGCACCCGGCACTTCGACCGGCTGTTCACCGACGCCGCCGCGGCGGGGATCCGCCAGGCGGTGATCCTGGCCGCGGGCCTGGATGCCCGGGCCTACCGGCTGGACTGGCCGGCCGGCACCACGGTCTACGAGCTCGACCAGCCCGCGGTGATCGCGTTCAAGACCGAGACGCTGGCCGAACTCGGCGCCGAACCGCGCGCCGACCGGCGCGCGATCGCGGTGGATCTGCGCGACGACTGGCCGGCTGCGCTGCGCGACAGCGGGTTCGACCCCACCCGGCCGACCGCCTGGATCGCCGAAGGGCTGCTCATCTACCTGCCGCCGGCGGCGCAGGACCTGCTGTTCGACCGCATCGACGCGCTGAGTGCCCCGGGCAGCCGGGTCGCCACCGAGCACATCCCGGACGTCAGCATGTTCGCCGACGAGCGGTCGCAGGAGATCGCCGAGCGGATCAGAAAGTACGGCCAGGACATCGACATGGCCGAGCTGATCTACCACGGCGAGCGCAACGACGTCGTCGACTACCTGACCGCCCGCGGCTGGGACGTCACCGCGCAGAAGATGCCGGACGCCTACGCCGCCAACGGGTTCGAGTTCCCCACCGACGGCCCGACCGCGCACTTCGCCGACATGAGCTACCTGCGCGCGGTCAAACGCTGA
- a CDS encoding SAM-dependent methyltransferase — MARTDNDTWDLASSVGATATMVAAARAAASRAPGALIDDPYAEPLVRAVGLDFFTRLAGGELRVEELDTDELAQGIRRLTDNMAARTRFFDDFFTDTPAPGVRQAVILAAGLDSRAYRLAWPAGSVVYEIDQPEVIEFKRRTLAELGAEPAADLRPVAVDLRHDWPAALTAAGFDPAAPTAWSAEGLFGYLPPEAQDRLLDTVTALSAPGSRVAVEAAPSIDPADHARAVDRMRATAEQWRRFGVELDFADLVYLGRRNDPADYLAERGWDVTRLRVDDLLRAHGLATFDGSPDDPDAQRFGELQYVRGVR, encoded by the coding sequence ATGGCACGCACCGACAACGACACCTGGGACCTGGCCTCCAGCGTGGGCGCCACCGCGACCATGGTGGCCGCCGCCCGCGCCGCCGCGAGCCGGGCCCCGGGCGCGCTGATCGACGATCCCTACGCCGAACCGCTGGTGCGGGCGGTCGGGCTGGACTTCTTCACCCGGCTGGCCGGCGGTGAGCTGCGCGTCGAGGAGCTCGACACCGACGAGCTCGCCCAGGGCATCCGGCGGCTGACCGACAACATGGCCGCGCGCACCCGGTTCTTCGACGACTTCTTCACCGACACCCCGGCGCCCGGCGTGCGCCAGGCGGTGATCCTGGCCGCGGGGCTGGACTCGCGCGCCTATCGGCTGGCCTGGCCGGCGGGCAGCGTCGTCTACGAGATCGACCAGCCCGAGGTCATCGAGTTCAAACGCCGCACACTGGCCGAGTTGGGCGCCGAGCCGGCCGCCGACCTGCGGCCGGTCGCGGTCGATCTGCGCCACGACTGGCCGGCCGCACTGACCGCGGCGGGTTTCGACCCGGCGGCGCCCACCGCGTGGAGCGCCGAGGGGCTGTTCGGTTATCTGCCGCCGGAGGCGCAGGACCGGCTGCTCGACACCGTCACCGCGCTCAGCGCCCCCGGCAGCCGGGTCGCGGTGGAGGCCGCGCCGTCCATCGACCCCGCCGATCACGCCCGGGCCGTCGACCGGATGCGCGCGACCGCCGAGCAGTGGCGCCGCTTCGGCGTCGAACTGGACTTCGCCGATCTGGTTTACCTTGGCCGGCGGAACGATCCCGCCGACTACCTCGCCGAACGCGGCTGGGACGTGACCCGGCTGCGCGTCGACGACCTGCTGCGCGCCCACGGGCTCGCCACCTTCGACGGCAGCCCCGATGATCCCGACGCCCAGCGGTTCGGCGAGCTGCAGTATGTGCGCGGGGTCCGCTGA
- the secY gene encoding preprotein translocase subunit SecY: MLSAFISSLRTVDLRRKILFTLGLIIIYRIGAAIPSPGVNYPNVQQCIAEVSGGDAAQIYSLINLFSGGALLQLSVLAVGIMPYITASIIVQLLTVVIPRFEQLRKEGQSGQAKMTQYTRYLAIALALLQSTSIVALAANGGLLQGCSLDIILGQSEGLPIFNLVVIVIVMTAGAALLMWMGELITERGIGNGMSLIIFSSTAAAIPGEGKMIYDSRGPVVFALVCAAALAIIVGVVFVEQGQRRIPVQYAKRMVGRRMYGGTSTYLPLKVNQAGVIPVIFASSLIYIPHLITQLITSSSANATDNWWTRFVAEYLTNPADPVYIAIYFGLIIFFTYFYVSVTFNPDERADEMKKFGGFIPGIRPGKPTADHLRYVLNRITLPGSIYLGVIAVLPNMFLQVGSGPAQNIPFGGVGVLILVGVGLDTVKQIESQLMQRNYEGFLK, translated from the coding sequence GTGCTTTCGGCTTTCATCTCATCGCTGCGGACAGTCGATCTGAGGCGAAAGATCCTCTTCACGCTCGGCCTCATCATCATCTATCGGATCGGTGCCGCGATCCCGTCGCCCGGGGTGAACTACCCGAACGTCCAGCAGTGCATCGCCGAGGTCAGCGGCGGTGACGCGGCGCAGATCTACTCGCTGATCAACCTGTTCTCCGGCGGCGCGCTGCTGCAGCTGTCGGTGCTGGCGGTCGGCATCATGCCCTACATCACCGCCAGCATCATCGTGCAGCTGCTGACCGTGGTGATCCCGCGGTTCGAACAGCTGCGCAAGGAGGGCCAGTCCGGCCAGGCGAAGATGACGCAGTACACGCGCTACCTGGCGATCGCGCTGGCGCTGCTGCAGTCCACCAGCATCGTGGCCCTGGCCGCCAACGGCGGGCTGCTGCAGGGCTGCTCGCTCGACATCATCCTCGGCCAGAGCGAGGGTCTGCCGATCTTCAACCTGGTGGTGATCGTCATCGTGATGACCGCCGGCGCGGCGCTGCTGATGTGGATGGGCGAGCTGATCACCGAGCGCGGCATCGGCAACGGCATGTCGCTGATCATCTTCTCCAGCACCGCGGCGGCCATCCCGGGCGAGGGCAAGATGATCTACGACAGCCGCGGGCCCGTGGTGTTCGCGCTGGTCTGTGCGGCCGCGCTGGCCATCATCGTCGGCGTCGTGTTCGTCGAGCAGGGCCAGCGCCGCATCCCGGTCCAGTACGCCAAGCGCATGGTCGGCCGGCGCATGTACGGCGGCACCTCCACCTACCTGCCGCTCAAGGTCAACCAGGCCGGCGTCATCCCGGTGATCTTCGCGTCGTCGCTGATCTACATCCCGCACCTGATCACCCAGCTGATCACCAGCAGCAGCGCCAACGCGACCGACAACTGGTGGACGCGCTTCGTGGCCGAATACCTGACCAACCCGGCCGACCCGGTCTACATCGCCATCTACTTCGGCCTGATCATCTTCTTCACCTACTTCTACGTCTCGGTCACGTTCAACCCCGACGAGCGGGCCGACGAGATGAAGAAGTTCGGCGGGTTCATCCCCGGCATCCGTCCCGGCAAGCCCACCGCCGACCACCTGCGGTACGTGCTCAACCGCATCACCCTGCCGGGTTCGATCTACCTGGGTGTGATCGCCGTGTTGCCGAACATGTTCCTGCAGGTCGGCTCCGGCCCGGCCCAGAACATCCCGTTCGGCGGCGTCGGGGTTCTGATCCTGGTGGGCGTCGGTCTGGATACGGTCAAACAGATCGAGAGCCAACTCATGCAACGCAACTACGAAGGGTTCCTGAAGTGA
- a CDS encoding adenylate kinase: MRVVLLGPPGAGKGTQAAKLSEKLGIPQISTGDLFRKNIADGTPLGVEAKRYLDAGDLVPSSLTNKLVEDRIAQPDAADGFILDGYPRSVDQAKALDEMLAKLNTKLDAVLEFVVSEDELFKRLKARGRADDTEEVIHNRMQVYRDETRPLLEYYRDSNLQTVDAVGTVDEVFARALRALGR; encoded by the coding sequence GTGAGAGTCGTTCTACTCGGACCGCCCGGCGCCGGCAAAGGTACGCAGGCGGCGAAGCTCTCGGAGAAGCTCGGCATTCCGCAGATCTCCACCGGGGACCTCTTCCGCAAGAACATCGCCGACGGCACGCCGCTGGGGGTCGAGGCCAAGCGCTATCTCGACGCCGGCGACCTGGTGCCCAGCTCGCTGACCAACAAGCTCGTCGAGGACCGTATCGCCCAGCCCGACGCCGCCGACGGGTTCATCCTGGACGGCTATCCGCGCTCGGTCGACCAGGCCAAGGCGCTGGACGAGATGCTGGCCAAACTCAACACCAAGCTCGACGCCGTGCTGGAGTTCGTGGTGTCGGAGGACGAGCTGTTCAAGCGGCTCAAGGCGCGCGGACGCGCCGACGACACCGAAGAGGTGATCCACAACCGGATGCAGGTGTACCGGGACGAGACTCGGCCGCTGCTGGAGTACTACCGCGACAGCAACCTGCAGACCGTCGACGCGGTCGGCACGGTCGACGAGGTGTTCGCGCGCGCTCTGCGGGCTCTCGGTAGGTGA
- the map gene encoding type I methionyl aminopeptidase: MIRLPRLRNRRVVAQRTPGELDAMAAAGALVATALRAVREAAAPGVSTATLNEIAESVIRDGGGVPSFLGYHGYPASICASVNDRVVHGIPSPDELLAEGDLVSIDCGAILDGWHGDSAITFGIGAVDPADEALSQATREALEAGIAAMVPGNRLTDVSHAIETETRAAEARHGRQFAIVANYGGHGIGRQMHEDPFLPNEGAPGRGPQLAPGSVLAIEPMLTLGTAKTIVLADEWTVVTADGSRAAHWEHTVAVTEDGPRILTL; the protein is encoded by the coding sequence GTGATCAGGCTGCCTCGGCTGCGAAACCGGCGGGTGGTCGCCCAGCGCACCCCCGGCGAACTCGACGCGATGGCCGCGGCCGGGGCGCTGGTGGCGACGGCGCTGCGGGCCGTGCGGGAGGCGGCCGCACCCGGCGTGTCGACCGCGACGCTCAACGAGATCGCCGAGTCGGTGATCCGCGACGGCGGCGGTGTCCCGTCCTTCCTCGGCTACCACGGCTATCCGGCCAGCATCTGCGCGTCGGTCAACGACCGCGTCGTGCACGGCATCCCGTCGCCGGACGAGCTCCTGGCCGAAGGGGACCTGGTGTCGATCGACTGCGGCGCCATCCTCGACGGCTGGCACGGCGACTCGGCGATCACCTTCGGCATCGGCGCCGTGGATCCGGCCGACGAGGCGCTGTCGCAGGCCACCCGGGAGGCCCTGGAGGCCGGCATCGCCGCGATGGTTCCGGGCAACCGGCTCACCGACGTCTCGCACGCGATCGAGACCGAGACCCGGGCGGCCGAGGCGCGGCACGGCCGCCAGTTCGCCATCGTCGCCAACTACGGCGGCCACGGCATCGGCCGCCAGATGCACGAGGACCCGTTCCTGCCCAACGAGGGCGCGCCCGGCCGCGGCCCGCAGCTCGCGCCGGGTTCGGTGCTGGCCATCGAGCCGATGCTGACCCTGGGCACCGCGAAGACCATCGTGCTGGCCGACGAGTGGACCGTCGTCACCGCCGACGGCTCGCGCGCCGCGCACTGGGAACACACCGTCGCGGTCACCGAGGACGGACCGCGCATCCTCACGCTCTGA
- a CDS encoding sigma-70 family RNA polymerase sigma factor, which translates to MDDPDAVDSTVMRLLYQQHAAALWRYAVRLTGDRARAEDVVQETLLRAWRHPEVSRDTDRSARAWLFTVARNLIIDERRSARYRTESGSTDVEAAADRAGPDEVETALNRILLEEALAQLSDEHRAVIGRAYYRGWSTAQIAADLHLPEGTVKSRLHYGMRALRLRLQEMGVTR; encoded by the coding sequence TTGGACGACCCGGACGCCGTAGACAGCACGGTCATGCGGCTGCTGTATCAGCAGCACGCCGCGGCGCTGTGGCGCTATGCCGTGCGGCTGACCGGCGACCGGGCCCGGGCGGAGGATGTCGTGCAGGAGACGTTGCTGCGGGCGTGGCGGCACCCCGAGGTCAGCCGGGACACCGACCGGTCGGCGCGGGCGTGGCTGTTCACCGTGGCGCGTAACCTGATCATCGACGAACGGCGAAGCGCCCGATACCGCACCGAGTCGGGGAGCACCGACGTCGAGGCGGCTGCGGATCGCGCCGGCCCCGACGAGGTGGAGACCGCGCTGAACCGCATCCTGCTGGAGGAAGCGCTCGCGCAACTGTCCGACGAGCACCGCGCGGTCATCGGCCGCGCCTACTACCGCGGTTGGTCCACCGCTCAGATCGCCGCCGACCTGCACCTGCCCGAGGGCACGGTGAAATCCCGACTGCACTACGGGATGCGGGCACTGCGGCTCAGGCTGCAGGAGATGGGGGTGACCCGATGA
- a CDS encoding zf-HC2 domain-containing protein — protein MSGTGLPQGGRVDDRYATWDAAYVLGALPPDEQREYEDHLRGCDRCRAAVDELRDIPPLLGQLDRDDLAVLEETPDPRLLDALLAGVRARRRRARWLTLATTAVTAVAAAVLAVGLVLLIGPADGGGHEQAGAPTLEMTKVSDTPINASIGLTSFGWGTRIDMACSYGDWGRRDAPPQNLGMVVVARDGSTEQVATWLGLSGATALPSATTPLRRDEIAAVQLVTADTGRVLLERRL, from the coding sequence ATGAGCGGGACCGGCCTGCCGCAGGGCGGGCGTGTCGACGACCGGTACGCGACCTGGGACGCCGCCTACGTGCTCGGGGCGCTGCCGCCCGACGAGCAGCGCGAGTACGAGGACCACCTGCGCGGCTGCGACCGGTGCCGGGCGGCGGTCGACGAACTGCGCGACATCCCGCCGCTGCTGGGCCAACTCGACCGGGACGACCTCGCGGTGCTCGAGGAGACCCCCGATCCGCGGCTGCTGGACGCGCTGTTGGCCGGCGTCCGGGCCCGACGCCGGAGGGCGCGCTGGCTGACGCTGGCCACTACGGCGGTGACCGCCGTCGCCGCGGCGGTGCTCGCGGTCGGGCTGGTGCTGCTGATCGGGCCGGCGGACGGCGGCGGCCACGAGCAGGCGGGCGCGCCGACCCTGGAGATGACGAAGGTCTCCGACACCCCGATCAACGCCAGCATCGGCCTGACCTCCTTCGGCTGGGGCACCCGCATCGACATGGCGTGCAGCTACGGCGACTGGGGGCGGCGCGATGCCCCGCCGCAGAACCTCGGCATGGTGGTGGTGGCCCGCGACGGCAGCACCGAGCAGGTCGCCACCTGGCTGGGCCTGTCCGGCGCGACCGCGCTGCCGAGCGCCACCACACCGCTGCGCAGGGACGAGATCGCCGCGGTGCAACTCGTCACCGCCGACACCGGCCGGGTGTTGTTGGAGCGTCGGCTCTGA